One genomic segment of Brachionichthys hirsutus isolate HB-005 chromosome 13, CSIRO-AGI_Bhir_v1, whole genome shotgun sequence includes these proteins:
- the calcr gene encoding calcitonin gene-related peptide type 1 receptor, producing MSPQHRVITGTETVSDPSPSPGQSMTDRQAVSQHKCLDLSSKDWSGAFCESTWDGLLCWDEMPAGTSVTQNCPDHPDLDPTEKVTKYCDKLGNWVQTGSSCQPASKPQSEEEVRRLLYGFVFVTGLFCSRNWDGWLCWDDTPAGIYASQNCPEYFIDFDPQGKATKYCGEDGQWFHHPESNQMWTNYTLCAVAPEKMLRKKKMLENEYNCLLRIYQDPFFDKSAQHCNRYWDGWLCWDETPAGTYAFQNCPDYFYNFHPTEKASKYCGEDGQWFHHPESGKTWANYTLCSVNTKEKLMAAAQLSADAGVEPADEATVSPMVNPVQQEIVRKKILDSQYKCFEKMNRDPPHNKTGLHCSRNWDGWLCWDDTPAGTYTSQNCPNYFADFDPTEKATKYCGEDGQWFRHPDTNRTWSNYTLCNENTEAKLKSAYILFYMAIVGHALSIASLLISLAIFFYFRSLSCQRITLHKNLFCSYVLNSALTIIYLVAVGNNPKVVGRNPVGCKVLHFFHMYMLGCNYFWMLCEGIYLHTLIVVAVFAEEQHLHWYYLLGWGFPLVPASIHAVARKKYFDDNCWMSVETHLLYAVHGPIVAALLVNLFFLLNIIRVLVTKLRDTHRAESNMYMKAVRATLILVPLLGIQFVIFPWRPENRLAGEVYEYIMHILIHYQGLLVATIFCFFNGEVQAALKRQWMQYKTQWGQRRKDHCSMRSTSYTATSITEVPAFMYHHDCNSEHLNRRHSDDSELVALKTGDTYA from the exons ATGTCTCCACAGCATAGGGTGATTACAGGCACAGAGACGGTCTCCGATCCATCGCCCAGTCCTGGTCAGagcatgacagacagacaggcggtgAGCCAACACAAATGTCTTGACCTGTCCAGCAAAGACTGGAGCG GCGCGTTCTGTGAAAGTACTTGGGATGGCTTGCTGTGTTGGGATGAGATGCCAGCTGGGACGTCTGTAACACAAAACTGTCCAGATCATCCTGACCTGGACCCAACTG aAAAAGTGACCAAATATTGTGACAAACTGGGTAACTGGGTCCAGACTGGGTCTTCCTGTCAACCAGCTTCAAAGCCTCAATCAGAG GAAGAGGTCCGGCGACTACTTTATGGATTCGTTTTTGTTACAGGTCTGTTCTGCAGTCGTAACTGGGACGGCTGGCTGTGCTGGGACGATACCCCAGCAGGAATCTATGCCTCCCAAAACTGCCCCGAATATTTTATCGACTTCGACCCCCAAG GAAAGGCAACCAAGTACTGTGGAGAGGATGGGCAGTGGTTCCATCATCCAGAGAGCAACCAGATGTGGACCAACTACACACTCTGTGCAGTCGCCCCTGAGAAGATG CTGAGG aagaagaaaatgcttGAGAATGAATACAACTGCCTCCTGAGAATATATCAAGATCCCTTTTTTGACAAGTCag CTCAGCACTGCAACCGTTACTGGGACGGCTGGCTGTGCTGGGATGAAACTCCAGCAGGGACTTACGCCTTTCAGAACTGCCCTGattatttttacaatttccACCCAACAG AAAAAGCATCCAAGTACTGCGGAGAAGACGGGCAGTGGTTTCACCATCCAGAGAGCGGCAAAACATGGGCCAACTACACGCTCTGTTCCGTCAACACCAAGGAGAAGTTAATG GCAGCCGCCCAGCTCTCGGCGGACGCTGGCGTCGAGCCCGCTGACGAGGCCACAGTGAGCCCCATGGTTAACCCGGTGCAGCAGGAAATTGTGAGGAAGAAAATCCTCGACAGCCAGTACAAGTGCTTTGAGAAAATGAATCGAGACCCACCTCACAACAAAACAG GTCTGCACTGCAGTCGCAACTGGGATGGCTGGCTGTGCTGGGATGACACTCCGGCGGGAACGTACACCTCCCAAAACTGCCCCAATTATTTTGCAGACTTTGACCCCACAG AAAAGGCTACCAAGTACTGCGGGGAGGACGGGCAGTGGTTTCGCCACCCGGACACCAACAGGACTTGGTCCAACTACACGCTCTgcaatgaaaacacagaagCAAAGCTGAAG TCAGCATACATCCTCTTTTACATGGCGATTGTGGGTCATGCTTTATCCATAGCCTCCCTGCTCATCTCTCTGGCGATCTTCTTCTATTTCAG GAGTCTGAGCTGCCAAAGGATCACCCTGCACAAAAACCTCTTCTGCTCCTACGTGCTCAATTCAGCCCTCACCATCATCTATCTCGTCGCCGTGGGTAACAATCCCAAAGTGGTCGGCAGAAACCCG GTCGGCTGTAAGGTGCTGCACTTCTTCCACATGTACATGCTGGGCTGTAATTACTTCTGGATGCTCTGTGAAGGCATCTATCTGCACACGCTCATTGTGGTGGCTGTGTTCGCTGAGGAGCAACATCTGCATTGGTACTACCTCCTCGGCTGGG GCTTCCCTCTGGTTCCAGCATCCATCCACGCCGTGGCAAGGAAAAAGTATTTTGATGACAA CTGTTGGATGAGtgtggaaacacatctgctctaCGCGGTCCACGGTCCTATAGTGGCAGCGCTTCTT GTGAACCTCTTCTTCTTACTAAATATTATAAGAGTGTTGGTGACAAAGCTGAGAGACACGCACCGGGCAGAGTCCAACATGTACATGAAGGCAGTGAGAGCCACCCTGATCCTGGTGCCCCTGCTCGGGATTCAGTTTGTCATTTTCCCCTGGAGGCCAGAGAACCGGCTGGCCGGCGAGGTCTACGAGTATATTATGCACATACTCATACATTACCAG GGATTACTCGTGGCAACAATATTCTGCTTCTTCAACGGCGAG GTGCAGGCAGCTCTAAAGAGGCAGTGGATGCAGTATAAAACCCAGTGGGGTCAGAGAAGGAAGGACCATTGTTCCATGCGCTCCACGTCCTACACAGCCACCTCCATCACGGAGGTGCCCGCCTTCATGTACCACCACGACTGTAACAGTGAACATTTGAACAGGCGACACTCGGACGACTCTGAACTGGTGGCTCTAAAGACAGGAGACACGTACGCATGA